GTGGTGGGCGGCGTGGTTGGCGGTCAGCGCAGCTGGCCGCGGATGGCGCCGTCCGGGTACTTCTTGGTGTGAACGTTCGCGTAGTAGTCGTGCGGATCCTCGAGGATGTCTCGCGCGAGCCGGTACCGAACGTCCACGCAGCCCTTCGAGAAACCGTCCTTCGGTGCCTTGAGCGGCACGACGACCGGTCCGTTCTCGCCCCGCTCACCCTTGTGGATGTGCGCCTGGGTGACGCGGTCGAGGTTGCGCACCGAGATCGCGTAACAGATCTCGCTGTCCCGCCCGTCCAGCTTCACCTTGAACCAGGCACGTCCGGAGCCGTCGCGGTCGCCTCGGTGGCCGACCTCGTTGCGCCCGTTCAGCCATGCAGAGAGGGTCTTCTCCTCTCGGTCGTTGTCGTGGCCGCCGTACCGCTCGTCTGCCACGGCCGATGTGCTCAGCAGGACCGAACTGGCAAGAACTGCCGTCGCCGATGCGAGCGCTGCAAACTTGCGCCTCATCGTGCACCTCCAAGAAGTTGTGCAGTGAAATGGCGCCACCACGCTACGTCCGTCGTGGGGCCGGTGACTGCCCCACACGGGCGACCGACACGCCGTAACGGACGCGGCGGCGACCCCTACACCGGTCCCGTGGCACCTCACGGCGGGGTCACGGGCGAGCGGCATCCGGGGCGACACCGAGGGCCACCACGGCTCCGTGCTCGTCGTCGTGCACCAGCCGGGCCCCTAGGCCGGCGTCACGCACGGCCGCCACGATCGCGGCCGCCTGCTGATCGGCGCACTCGAGCAGCAGACGGCCCCCAGGCGCCAGCCACAATGCGGCTCCGGCCACGACCTGACGCAGCACGGCGAGCCCGTCCGGGCCGCCGTCGAGCGCCGTCGCCGGCTCGTGGTCCCGGGCCTCGGGCGGCATCAGTGCGATCGCGTCGGTGGGGACGTACGGGCCGTTAGCCACCAAGACGTCGACGTGGCCCCGCAGGCCGGCCGGCAGCGCCTCGAAGAGGTCGCCCTGGTGCACCTGGCCGAGTGCCCCGAGGTTGCGGCGTGCGCACCGCACGGCCACGCCGTCCACGTCGGCGGCGTGCAGGTCGATGCCGGGCACGTGTGTCGCCACCGCCAGAGCCACCGCGCCGGAGCCGCAGCACAGGTCCACCACGACCGCGCCGGGCTGTGAGGCAGCGATCGCCTCCCGGGCCAGCAGCTCGGTGCGACGGCGTGGCACGAAGACGCCCGGCTCGACCTGCACGCGAAGCCCGTAGAAGGCGGTCCACCCGAGCACCTGCTCCAGCGGCTCCCCCGCGACCCGCCGGCGGACCAGGGTGGTCAGCGCCGCGGTGGACGCCGCCGCGGCCGCGAGGAGGTCGGCCTCCTCCTCGGCGAAGACCGAGCCCGCCGCGCGGAGCCGGGCGACGAGCGCCGGGTCAGCCGGCATCGCCCGCCGGCTCGATGACGTCCCAGCGGTTGCCGTAGAGGTCCTCAAGGATGATGACTCGCCCGTGGGGCTCGTCGCGCGGTTCCTCGGTCGCGACGGCGCCGTGGGCGAGGGCGCGTTCCACAGTGGCGTCGAAGTCCTCCACGTGCAGGAAGAAGGCCACGCCGTCGCCGCTCTGGGTGCCCACCCGCGCCAGCTGCGCCTCCTTGGTGGCCAGCGCCAGCCGCAGGCCGGCACCACCGGTGCGCGAGCCGACCACCACCCACCGCTTGGTGCCACCTTGCGGGGTGTCCTCGAGCAGCTCGAGCCCGAAGGCGCCGGTATAGAACGCGATGGCCTCGTCGTAGTCACGAACGAGGACGTTGACCAGGGCCACGTACGGCACGGGTGCCCCTCTCCCCCGGGCCTACCGGGCCCGGACTAGTCCCGGGCGAACCGCCCGGAGAAGCTCCTACTGGTTCTTCACATCGTGGGCACGCACCGGCAACCAGGCCAGCACGTCGCGGATCTTGGCGTCCCAGTACGCCCAGTCGTGGGCGCCGGCACCGGTGTCGTACGTCAGCGGGACGCCCGCCCGCGCTGCCTCGTCGCGGAACGTCTCGTTGCCGGCGAAAAGTGCGTCGTCGGTGCCGCAGCAGACGTACAGGTCGGGCAGGTGGACGTCGTGAGCGCCCGCCCGGTGGAGCAGTGCGAGGAGGTCGAACTCCCCGCCCGCTATCGGCTCGTCTCCGAAGATCCGCGGATACAGGTCGTCCCGGTGGTCCTCGCCCTGTTGGGAGGCGAGGTCGAGCACACCGGACAGGCTGGCGGCGGCCGCGAACCGGGTCGGACGGGTCAGCGCCCAGCGCATGGCCCCGTAGCCGCCCATGGACAGACCAGCGACGAAGGTGTCCTCCCGGCGGGAGGAGACCCGGAAGAAGTGCCCCACGAGCTCGGGGAGCTCCTCGGTGAGGAAGCTGCCGTACCGGTTGCCGTAGCGCTCGTCGACGTAGAAGCTGCGGTCCACCTGGGGCATGACGACCGCCAGGCCCAGGTCAGCGACGTAACGCTCGATCGAGGTGCGCCGCATCCAGATCGTCGCGTCGTCGGTGAGGCCGTGCAGGAGGTAGAGCACCGGCGGTGGGCCGGCCGGTGCGGCGCCCGTCATGCCGATCTGCGCGCGTGTCGCCTGCGGCAGGATGACGGTCATCGAGGTGCTCAGGCCGAGCACCTCGGAGAAGAAGTCACAGCGGATCAGCGCCATGATCGTGCTCACCTCAGCTCTGCGGTCATACGGGTGCCGGCAGGTCGCGTCAGCGCCGCTCCCCCAGCAGGCGCCACGTGCCCGGCAGCAGCAGCGCGGCGGCCACGGCCTTGACGACGTCACCGATCAGGAACGGCGTCACGCCGAGCGCGAGCCCCTCCGCCAGGCCGACACCCAGGTGCGCCATGAGCCAGGGCAGGCCGACGGCGTAGACGAGGGCTGTGGCGGCCACGGCGGCCGCACCGGTGCGCCACGTCGAGCGGTCCCCGCCCCGGCGAGCGAGCCAGCCGAGGCAGGCGGCTGCCGGGAGGTAGCCGAGCACGTACCCGAAGGAGGCGAAGGCCCAGCCGCTGTTGCCGTCGGCGAAGACGGGGATCCCCGCCACCCCGCCGAGGACGAGCACAGCGATGCTGAGCGCGCCGCGCGCGGGGCCCAGTGCCGCGCCGACGAGCAGCACGGCGAAGGTGCCCAACGTCAGCGGTACCGGGGTGAACGGCAGCGGGATAGCGGCCTGCCCGACGGCGGCCACGAAGGCCGCCCCGCCGAGCACCAGGACCAGGTCGCGGGCGCGGACGGTGGCCCCGGCCGCAGCGGCACCGGGCAGGGCGTCGGCGAGCACGCGACGGGGGGAGGTGGGGACGGCGGCGACGGTCATCGGCACTCCTGAGGTTCTGTCATGATGTACGGCCTAGCATGCCGCACCCGACAGACGTGGGTCGTGCATGCCCACGGCGCGCCAGGTTGACGAGGGTCACACCATCGTTCACCTCTTGTTTGGAACACCACGGAGGGGCGCCGCGTTGGACCTGGTGGATGACGCGGGTGGTGGGCCCATTTCTGGCCCCCGCATCCGGCTGCCGCGGACCAGGCGCCGGAGAACTTTCGAGCGAGGGAGATGCACATGGCGGAGCGCTCATTGCGAGGCATGAAGATCGGCGCGAACAGCCTCGAGTCGGACGACGGCGTCGAGTTCGCACCCCGGATCATGGCTCAGTACAACTGCCCGGACGGCCACAGCTTCGAGCTACCCTTCTCGGTCGAGGCGGACGTCCCGCCGGTGTGGGAGTGCCGCTGCGGCAAGGAGGCCCTTCTCCTCGACGCGACCAAGCCGGAGCCCAAGAAGCCGGTGAAGCCCCCGCGCACCCACTGGGACATGCTGCTCGAGCGGCGGACCATCGCCGACCTCGAGGTCCTGCTGGAGGAGCGACTGGCGCTGCTGCGCAGCGGGGAGCTGCGGCGACGCAGCGCCTGAGGCGCAACAGGTCACAGGCACGACCAACGGCCCGCCCGGTCAGATGACCGGGCGGGCCGTTCCGGTCGATCCCCTGGGTCCGGGCCTCGTCGATCCCCTGTTCCCGTCCATCCCGTGGGTCAGGGCCGCGTGCGGGTGGCCCGGCGGGTGACCAGGGCGCGCAGCTGGGCGCCTCGGTGCCCCAGCCCCCACACCGTGCAGCGCCACAACGCCTCCACCACGATGTCCCGGGACATCTTGGACTGCCCCTCCGCCCGCTCCACGAAGCTGATGGGCATCTCCACGATGCGTCCGCCGGCGCGGTGGACCCGCCAGGTCATGTCCACCTGGAAGCAGTAGCCCTGCGACTGGATCTCGGCGAGCGGCAGATTGCGCAGCGTGTGGGCCCGGTAGACCCGGAAGCCTGCCGTCGCGTCCCGCACCGGCAGCCCGAGCGCCGCCCGGATGTAGAGGTTCCCGCCGCGGGAGAGCGCCTCGCGGTGCGCGGGCCAGTTCACCACCTCCCCACCAGTGACCCACCGTGAGCCGACAACCAGGTCGGGCTCGTCGGACAGGGCGGCCCGCTCGAGCAGGAGCGGGAGCTGCTCGGG
This window of the Georgenia yuyongxinii genome carries:
- a CDS encoding CHRD domain-containing protein, producing MRRKFAALASATAVLASSVLLSTSAVADERYGGHDNDREEKTLSAWLNGRNEVGHRGDRDGSGRAWFKVKLDGRDSEICYAISVRNLDRVTQAHIHKGERGENGPVVVPLKAPKDGFSKGCVDVRYRLARDILEDPHDYYANVHTKKYPDGAIRGQLR
- a CDS encoding putative protein N(5)-glutamine methyltransferase; the encoded protein is MPADPALVARLRAAGSVFAEEEADLLAAAAASTAALTTLVRRRVAGEPLEQVLGWTAFYGLRVQVEPGVFVPRRRTELLAREAIAASQPGAVVVDLCCGSGAVALAVATHVPGIDLHAADVDGVAVRCARRNLGALGQVHQGDLFEALPAGLRGHVDVLVANGPYVPTDAIALMPPEARDHEPATALDGGPDGLAVLRQVVAGAALWLAPGGRLLLECADQQAAAIVAAVRDAGLGARLVHDDEHGAVVALGVAPDAARP
- a CDS encoding VOC family protein encodes the protein MPYVALVNVLVRDYDEAIAFYTGAFGLELLEDTPQGGTKRWVVVGSRTGGAGLRLALATKEAQLARVGTQSGDGVAFFLHVEDFDATVERALAHGAVATEEPRDEPHGRVIILEDLYGNRWDVIEPAGDAG
- a CDS encoding alpha/beta hydrolase yields the protein MALIRCDFFSEVLGLSTSMTVILPQATRAQIGMTGAAPAGPPPVLYLLHGLTDDATIWMRRTSIERYVADLGLAVVMPQVDRSFYVDERYGNRYGSFLTEELPELVGHFFRVSSRREDTFVAGLSMGGYGAMRWALTRPTRFAAAASLSGVLDLASQQGEDHRDDLYPRIFGDEPIAGGEFDLLALLHRAGAHDVHLPDLYVCCGTDDALFAGNETFRDEAARAGVPLTYDTGAGAHDWAYWDAKIRDVLAWLPVRAHDVKNQ
- a CDS encoding biotin transporter BioY, with protein sequence MTVAAVPTSPRRVLADALPGAAAAGATVRARDLVLVLGGAAFVAAVGQAAIPLPFTPVPLTLGTFAVLLVGAALGPARGALSIAVLVLGGVAGIPVFADGNSGWAFASFGYVLGYLPAAACLGWLARRGGDRSTWRTGAAAVAATALVYAVGLPWLMAHLGVGLAEGLALGVTPFLIGDVVKAVAAALLLPGTWRLLGERR
- a CDS encoding RNA polymerase-binding protein RbpA, with protein sequence MAERSLRGMKIGANSLESDDGVEFAPRIMAQYNCPDGHSFELPFSVEADVPPVWECRCGKEALLLDATKPEPKKPVKPPRTHWDMLLERRTIADLEVLLEERLALLRSGELRRRSA
- a CDS encoding polyprenol monophosphomannose synthase, translating into MRTLVIVPTYNERDALPRTLARTRAAVPAADVLVVDDASPDGTGELADAAAAADPRVHVLHRTAKDGLGRAYVAGFGWALERGYELVVEMDADGSHQPEQLPLLLERAALSDEPDLVVGSRWVTGGEVVNWPAHREALSRGGNLYIRAALGLPVRDATAGFRVYRAHTLRNLPLAEIQSQGYCFQVDMTWRVHRAGGRIVEMPISFVERAEGQSKMSRDIVVEALWRCTVWGLGHRGAQLRALVTRRATRTRP